A window of the Gemmatirosa kalamazoonensis genome harbors these coding sequences:
- a CDS encoding ABC transporter permease/M1 family aminopeptidase, with product MRLRTVFRYELAYRLRSPSTWIYAAFLLFMGFVSLGAAAESGGGDAVHVNAAPRIAHGVVLFGGLFGLLVSAALFGDAAIRDVADGMDPLLYTTRLRKAEYLGGRYLATLAVNAIVVVAIPLGNAAATMVRHFEPDALGPLRLAAYVQPLLLFLLPNLVLVGAILFAIGTLTRQAIPVYLGAAGFFIGYIVAANYWNGIESPMLSTLCDPLGINALLALTRYWTPAERNARLVGFPPMMLWNRVLWLAIASGVLAVLHRRFRFAHAGGEGRGRARRAIVDAPPVAPSERQSPLTVPRIAGVFGSWTRVRQMLAVARQSLTEVMSGRAFPVAFIAAIGLVLLWGWNVGDTVFDTSTWPVTHLVVAKVLSERSIIIPWLVIALYAGELVWKNREVGAAEIADAMPVPTGNALGGRFLALVAIIVAFHAAFMVGGILLQALQGYYRFELGLYVRVLFGLNLVHDVLLAALAMTVHVLVNQKYVGHIVALVGCVLGLAAGPLGWSYLAVFDSGPRWTYTDMNGFGPFLRPWTWFKLYWAAWALLLGVVAVLFWVRGREPGVGHRFALARARLRGATARAAGVAAALIVALGGFVFYDTHVLNANSAAADTGRPQAEYERLYGRFADAPQPSIAAVDLRLDVYPHAPAVDARGSYRLVNRTGAAIDSVHVVLDPDIDARSMSLDRASTTALVDDAHGYRILALQRALAPGDSLRLTFDVAYRPRGFRSRDIATSVVDNGTYFDRRWLPFVGYQPRFELSDGAARKRFGLQRRAVMPNPDDVGATADDDDVRNEDPRVRVETVVSTAADQIAVVPGVLRRSWKQGARRYFHYGTDVPTRFATSVFSARYAVRDDRWHDVALQILHHPAHGASLDPIVHGMKASLDYYTTTFGPYRFPDLRIVEIPPYSLRGGRAFPGAVLFAEDFFITRARQGQFDQAFFGTAHEVAHQWWGGQLRGANVRGRAFLSETLANYSAMLVTEGTFGPDAARQVYAYQLDRYLQRRAEFSRDVPLLDVEDHPHIAYGKGAVAMYTLRDHLGEATVNGVLRRFLEQHRDAGPPYPTSRDLLAELRAVTPDSLRYLLTDLFETVTLWDVKTQRASVRPTGTGAYEVTLDVTARKLRADSVGHETETPMDDVVEIGVFAADAGSGAPLYLKRHRIHGGRQTIRVIVPRQPTRAGIDPFHKLIDRDGADNVVAVRDAPADAQRGR from the coding sequence GTGAGGCTGCGCACGGTCTTTCGCTACGAGCTCGCGTACCGCCTTCGCAGTCCCTCGACGTGGATCTACGCGGCGTTCCTGCTGTTCATGGGGTTCGTGAGCCTCGGCGCCGCCGCCGAGTCGGGGGGCGGCGACGCGGTGCACGTGAACGCGGCGCCACGGATCGCCCACGGCGTCGTGCTGTTCGGTGGCCTGTTCGGGCTGCTCGTCTCGGCGGCGCTGTTCGGCGACGCGGCCATCCGCGACGTCGCCGACGGCATGGATCCGCTGCTCTACACGACACGGCTCCGGAAGGCCGAGTACCTCGGCGGCCGGTACCTCGCGACGCTGGCGGTGAACGCCATCGTCGTCGTCGCGATCCCGCTCGGGAACGCGGCCGCCACGATGGTGCGCCACTTCGAGCCGGATGCGTTAGGCCCGCTCCGCCTCGCCGCGTACGTGCAGCCGCTGCTGCTGTTCCTGCTGCCGAACCTCGTGCTGGTCGGCGCGATCCTGTTCGCGATCGGCACGCTCACGCGGCAGGCGATCCCGGTGTACCTCGGCGCGGCGGGCTTCTTCATCGGGTACATCGTCGCCGCGAACTACTGGAACGGCATCGAGAGCCCGATGCTGTCGACGCTGTGCGATCCTCTCGGCATCAACGCGCTGCTCGCGCTGACGCGGTACTGGACGCCCGCCGAGCGCAACGCGCGGCTCGTCGGCTTCCCGCCGATGATGCTGTGGAACCGCGTGCTCTGGCTCGCGATCGCGTCGGGCGTGCTCGCCGTGCTGCACCGGCGGTTCCGCTTCGCGCACGCCGGCGGCGAGGGCCGCGGGCGCGCGCGGCGAGCGATCGTGGACGCGCCGCCGGTCGCGCCGTCGGAGCGGCAGTCGCCGCTGACGGTTCCGCGCATCGCGGGCGTGTTCGGGTCGTGGACGCGCGTGCGCCAGATGCTCGCCGTCGCGCGTCAGTCGCTGACCGAGGTGATGTCGGGACGCGCGTTCCCCGTGGCGTTCATCGCGGCCATCGGCCTCGTGCTGCTGTGGGGCTGGAACGTGGGCGACACCGTGTTCGACACGTCCACGTGGCCGGTCACGCACCTCGTGGTGGCCAAGGTCCTGTCGGAGCGAAGCATCATCATCCCGTGGCTCGTCATCGCGCTCTACGCGGGCGAGCTGGTATGGAAGAACCGCGAGGTCGGCGCGGCCGAGATCGCGGATGCCATGCCGGTGCCGACCGGCAACGCGCTGGGCGGCCGCTTCCTGGCGCTCGTCGCGATCATCGTGGCATTCCACGCCGCGTTCATGGTCGGCGGCATCCTGCTCCAGGCGCTGCAGGGCTACTACCGGTTCGAGCTCGGACTGTACGTCCGCGTGCTGTTCGGCCTCAACCTCGTGCACGACGTGCTGCTCGCCGCGCTCGCGATGACGGTGCACGTGCTCGTGAATCAGAAGTACGTCGGGCACATCGTCGCGCTGGTCGGGTGCGTGCTCGGCCTCGCCGCCGGTCCGCTCGGATGGTCGTATCTCGCGGTCTTCGACAGCGGCCCGCGCTGGACGTACACGGACATGAACGGCTTCGGCCCGTTCCTCCGTCCGTGGACGTGGTTCAAGCTGTACTGGGCCGCGTGGGCGCTGCTGCTCGGCGTCGTCGCGGTGCTGTTCTGGGTGCGCGGCCGCGAGCCCGGCGTGGGGCATCGCTTCGCGCTCGCGCGTGCGCGGCTCCGCGGCGCGACGGCCCGCGCGGCCGGGGTGGCGGCGGCGCTGATCGTCGCGTTAGGCGGCTTCGTGTTCTACGACACGCACGTGCTGAACGCGAACTCCGCCGCGGCCGACACGGGACGGCCGCAGGCCGAGTACGAGCGGCTGTACGGGCGGTTCGCGGACGCGCCGCAGCCGAGCATCGCCGCGGTCGATCTGCGCCTCGACGTGTACCCGCATGCGCCGGCCGTCGACGCGCGCGGCTCGTATCGCCTGGTGAACCGCACCGGCGCCGCGATCGACTCCGTGCACGTCGTCCTCGATCCGGACATCGACGCGCGGTCGATGTCGCTCGATCGCGCGTCGACGACGGCGCTCGTGGACGACGCGCACGGCTACCGGATCCTCGCGCTGCAGCGTGCGCTCGCGCCCGGCGACTCGCTGCGCCTCACGTTCGACGTGGCGTATCGGCCGCGCGGCTTCCGGAGCCGGGACATCGCGACGTCGGTGGTCGACAACGGCACGTACTTCGATCGCCGGTGGCTGCCGTTCGTCGGCTATCAGCCGCGGTTCGAGCTGTCCGACGGCGCGGCGCGGAAGCGGTTCGGTCTCCAGCGGCGCGCGGTCATGCCGAATCCCGACGACGTCGGAGCGACGGCCGACGACGACGACGTGCGCAACGAGGATCCGCGCGTGCGCGTCGAGACGGTCGTGAGCACCGCCGCGGACCAGATCGCGGTCGTGCCGGGCGTGCTGCGCAGGAGCTGGAAGCAGGGCGCCCGGCGCTACTTCCATTACGGCACCGACGTGCCCACGCGGTTCGCCACGTCCGTGTTCTCCGCGCGCTACGCCGTGCGCGACGACCGGTGGCACGATGTCGCGCTGCAGATCCTCCATCACCCGGCGCACGGCGCGAGCCTCGACCCGATCGTCCACGGCATGAAGGCGTCGCTCGACTACTACACGACCACGTTCGGGCCGTATCGGTTCCCGGATCTGCGCATCGTCGAGATCCCGCCGTACAGCCTGCGCGGCGGCCGCGCGTTTCCGGGCGCGGTGCTGTTCGCCGAGGACTTCTTCATCACGCGCGCCAGGCAGGGGCAGTTCGACCAGGCGTTCTTCGGCACCGCGCACGAGGTCGCGCACCAGTGGTGGGGCGGCCAGCTGCGAGGCGCGAACGTGCGCGGCCGCGCGTTCCTCTCCGAGACGCTCGCGAACTACAGCGCGATGCTCGTGACCGAGGGGACGTTCGGACCGGACGCCGCGCGCCAGGTCTACGCCTATCAGCTGGACCGCTATCTCCAGCGGCGGGCCGAGTTCTCGCGCGACGTTCCGCTGCTCGACGTCGAGGACCATCCGCACATCGCGTACGGCAAGGGCGCGGTCGCCATGTACACGCTGCGCGACCACCTCGGCGAGGCGACCGTGAACGGCGTGCTGCGACGCTTCCTCGAGCAGCACCGCGATGCCGGGCCGCCCTACCCGACGTCGCGCGACCTGCTCGCCGAGCTCCGCGCCGTGACGCCCGACTCGCTGCGGTACCTGCTCACCGATCTGTTCGAGACGGTGACGCTGTGGGACGTGAAGACGCAGCGTGCGTCCGTGCGGCCGACGGGCACGGGCGCCTACGAGGTGACGCTCGACGTGACGGCGAGGAAGCTGCGCGCCGACAGCGTCGGCCACGAGACCGAGACGCCGATGGACGACGTCGTGGAGATCGGCGTCTTCGCCGCCGACGCGGGCAGCGGCGCGCCGCTCTACCTCAAGCGCCACCGCATCCACGGCGGCAGGCAGACGATCCGCGTGATCGTGCCGCGGCAGCCGACCCGCGCCGGCATCGATCCGTTCCACAAGCTGATCGACCGCGACGGCGCGGACAACGTCGTCGCCGTGCGCGACGCGCCGGCGGACGCGCAGCGCGGGCGCTGA
- a CDS encoding ABC transporter ATP-binding protein — protein MQLSIRDLSKTYPNGTHALKAVSLDVSPGMFGLLGRNGAGKSTLMRILATLQEPDTGAIALGDIDVIRDKDRVRETLGYLPQSFGFHPRVSAERLLDHFAVLKGLVEPRVRRGVVESLLRRTNLWDVRARRVGTFSGGMRQRLGVAVALLGSPRLIIVDEPTAGLDPEERVRFLNLLSEIGEGSVVILSTHIVEDVEELCNRVAIIDRGEILLEAEPARAIDDLRGRIWRRSVGRDELPALEQELSVISTKLLAGRTIAHVYAESSPGPEFDPVEPDLKDVYFSVMARHHGAGAEVRS, from the coding sequence ATGCAGCTCTCCATCCGCGACCTGTCCAAGACCTATCCCAACGGCACGCACGCGTTGAAGGCCGTCTCGCTCGACGTGTCCCCGGGGATGTTCGGGCTGCTCGGCCGCAACGGCGCCGGCAAGTCGACGCTGATGCGCATCCTCGCCACGCTGCAGGAGCCGGACACGGGGGCCATCGCGTTGGGCGACATCGACGTGATCCGCGACAAGGACCGCGTGCGCGAGACGCTCGGCTACCTGCCGCAGTCGTTCGGCTTCCACCCGCGGGTGAGCGCGGAGCGGCTGCTCGACCACTTCGCCGTGCTGAAGGGGCTCGTCGAGCCGCGCGTCCGGCGCGGCGTCGTGGAGTCGCTGCTCCGGCGCACGAATCTCTGGGACGTGCGGGCTCGGCGCGTCGGCACGTTCTCCGGCGGCATGCGACAGCGGCTCGGCGTCGCCGTCGCGCTGCTCGGCAGCCCGAGGCTGATCATCGTCGACGAGCCGACGGCGGGACTCGACCCGGAAGAGCGCGTCCGCTTCCTGAACCTGTTGAGCGAGATCGGCGAGGGAAGCGTCGTGATCCTGTCGACGCACATCGTCGAGGACGTCGAGGAGCTGTGCAACCGCGTCGCGATCATCGACCGCGGCGAGATCCTGCTCGAGGCGGAGCCGGCGCGCGCGATCGACGACCTGCGAGGCCGCATCTGGCGGCGCTCCGTCGGCCGCGACGAGCTGCCGGCGCTCGAGCAGGAGCTGTCGGTGATCTCCACGAAGCTGCTCGCCGGCCGCACGATCGCGCACGTCTACGCCGAGTCGTCGCCCGGCCCGGAGTTCGATCCGGTCGAGCCGGATCTGAAGGACGTGTACTTCAGCGTCATGGCGCGCCACCACGGCGCCGGCGCCGAGGTCCGGTCGTGA
- a CDS encoding acyltransferase family protein: protein MSMELMQAPPATRERVHATPVYTPVVTPPPSRRVVSLDAFRGFTMLFMASEILRIPAVTEKLPGAGAHLVGRLLDHVEWTGFVPWDLIQPAFMFMVGVALPFSVASRRAKGEPFGAQLRHAVRRAVILIALGIFLRSQTRPQTYFTFEDVLTQIGLGYVALFLLAYARPRTQWATAAAILVAYWAAFALYPTPPAGFDTATLGVPADWPHHLTGFAAHWDKNTNLANRVDQWFLNLFPRERPFLFNRGGYTTLNFVPSLATMIFGLLAGGLLRRSEPAHSKARRLVGYGLAGIALGAALHALGVCPLVKRIWTPSWAVFSAGWSAVFLAAWYYVVDVRGHTRWTFPLVVVGTNSIAMYVLVHVGEKYTAEALRIHLGTAIFDALGAPYRPILVGAATLAVFWLVLFWMYRRRIFIRI from the coding sequence ATGAGCATGGAGCTCATGCAGGCACCGCCCGCGACGCGCGAGCGCGTCCACGCCACGCCCGTCTACACGCCCGTCGTCACGCCGCCGCCGTCCCGGCGCGTGGTGTCGCTCGACGCGTTCCGCGGCTTCACGATGCTGTTCATGGCGTCGGAGATCCTGCGCATCCCCGCGGTGACGGAGAAGCTCCCCGGCGCCGGCGCGCACCTCGTCGGCCGCCTGCTCGACCACGTGGAGTGGACCGGCTTCGTGCCGTGGGACCTGATCCAGCCGGCGTTCATGTTCATGGTGGGCGTCGCGCTCCCGTTCTCGGTGGCGAGCCGGCGCGCGAAGGGCGAGCCGTTCGGGGCCCAGCTCCGGCACGCCGTGAGGCGCGCGGTGATCCTGATCGCGTTGGGCATCTTCCTCCGCTCGCAGACGCGCCCGCAGACGTACTTCACGTTCGAGGACGTGCTGACGCAGATCGGCCTCGGCTACGTCGCGCTGTTCCTCCTCGCGTACGCGCGACCGCGCACGCAGTGGGCGACGGCGGCGGCCATCCTCGTCGCGTACTGGGCGGCGTTCGCGCTCTACCCGACGCCGCCGGCGGGATTCGACACCGCCACCCTGGGCGTGCCGGCGGACTGGCCGCACCACCTCACGGGGTTCGCCGCGCACTGGGACAAGAACACGAACCTCGCCAACCGCGTGGACCAGTGGTTCCTGAACCTGTTCCCGCGCGAGCGGCCGTTCCTGTTCAACCGCGGCGGCTACACGACGCTGAACTTCGTCCCGTCACTCGCCACGATGATCTTCGGCCTGCTCGCGGGCGGGCTGCTGCGCCGCTCCGAGCCGGCGCACTCGAAGGCGCGCCGGCTCGTCGGCTACGGCCTCGCGGGCATCGCGTTGGGCGCCGCGCTTCACGCGCTCGGCGTCTGTCCGCTCGTGAAGCGCATCTGGACGCCGTCGTGGGCGGTGTTCAGCGCCGGCTGGTCCGCGGTCTTCCTGGCGGCATGGTACTACGTCGTCGACGTGCGCGGCCACACCCGCTGGACGTTCCCGCTCGTCGTCGTGGGCACGAATTCCATCGCGATGTACGTGCTCGTGCACGTCGGCGAGAAGTACACGGCGGAGGCGCTGCGCATCCACCTCGGCACGGCGATCTTCGACGCGCTCGGCGCGCCGTACCGGCCGATCCTCGTCGGCGCGGCCACGCTCGCGGTGTTCTGGCTCGTGCTGTTCTGGATGTACCGGCGCCGGATCTTCATCCGCATCTGA
- a CDS encoding amidohydrolase family protein has product MRRGRLTLLRLAAACAAACAPRAAPERAVPPADVRALPKVDVHAHYRTDHPDLVPALQAWNARAVLVNVTGGEPREIAHKWADFQALRGAHPDRFFVVATFDPFRIDEPDFAANVVAQLRADIAAGAKGVKVWKDIGMEVKDASARYVQIDDPRFQPIWDFLAARRIPVMAHIAEPLAAWQPLTESSPHFWYYSHNPQYHAYAHPEIPRHEAIIAARDRWLARNPTLTVVAMHLASLEYDVDEVARRLDAYPNLYVETAARINDLAMQPSEKVRAFMIRYQDRVMWGTDFGEGSVSRAGLETAFDQHWRYYASADTVTLGSRQSWHRTVRGLALPRVVLEKFAHRNAERVLALPAAGARP; this is encoded by the coding sequence GTGCGCCGCGGCCGCCTAACGCTGCTCCGTCTCGCCGCCGCGTGCGCCGCGGCGTGCGCCCCGCGGGCGGCGCCGGAGCGCGCCGTGCCGCCCGCCGACGTCCGCGCGCTCCCGAAGGTCGACGTGCACGCGCACTACCGCACCGACCACCCGGACCTCGTGCCCGCGCTCCAGGCGTGGAACGCGCGGGCGGTGCTCGTGAACGTCACCGGCGGCGAGCCGCGCGAGATCGCGCACAAGTGGGCCGACTTCCAGGCGCTGCGCGGCGCGCACCCGGATCGCTTCTTCGTCGTCGCGACGTTCGATCCGTTCCGCATCGACGAGCCGGACTTCGCGGCGAACGTCGTCGCGCAGCTCCGCGCCGACATCGCCGCCGGCGCGAAGGGCGTGAAGGTGTGGAAGGACATCGGCATGGAGGTGAAGGACGCATCGGCGCGCTACGTGCAGATCGACGACCCCCGATTCCAGCCGATCTGGGACTTCCTCGCCGCGCGACGCATCCCGGTGATGGCGCACATCGCCGAACCGCTCGCCGCGTGGCAGCCGCTGACCGAATCGAGCCCGCACTTCTGGTACTACAGTCACAACCCGCAGTATCACGCGTATGCGCACCCGGAGATCCCGCGGCACGAAGCGATCATCGCGGCGCGCGATCGATGGCTGGCGCGCAACCCGACGTTGACCGTGGTCGCGATGCACCTGGCGAGTCTGGAGTACGACGTGGACGAAGTCGCGCGGCGGCTGGACGCGTACCCGAACCTCTACGTCGAGACGGCGGCGCGCATCAACGATCTCGCGATGCAGCCGAGCGAGAAGGTGCGCGCGTTCATGATCCGCTATCAGGACCGCGTGATGTGGGGCACCGACTTCGGCGAGGGCTCGGTGAGCCGCGCCGGGCTCGAGACGGCGTTCGATCAGCACTGGCGCTACTACGCGAGCGCCGACACCGTGACGCTCGGGAGTCGACAGAGCTGGCATCGCACGGTGCGCGGGCTCGCGCTGCCGCGTGTGGTGCTCGAGAAGTTCGCGCACCGGAACGCCGAGCGCGTGCTCGCGCTCCCCGCGGCCGGAGCGCGTCCATGA
- a CDS encoding PQQ-dependent sugar dehydrogenase: MRHLRTAVLLAAAAASPLVAQPVSKDCTPLETRAANASGQQPAFAAQYRACAATSNVAYDVTVVARRLEKPWSVEPLPDGTFLVTEKPGRLRIVNADGKLNPPIAGLPGVDARGQGGLLDVALSPSFATDRTIFFSFSEPRGDGNGTSIARAVLSPDRRRLDDLRVIFRVQPTYDGTMHFGSRIAFGPDGMLYASFGERSDMPMRHWAQQLDAHLGKVIRIAPDGSAPRDNPFVGRQGALPEIWSLGHRNVQALTFGPDGKLWEIEHGTRGGDEVNLIQKGKNYGWPLIAYGIEYSGQPIPNQGTAAAGLEQPVYFWDPNIAPSGAQVYTGNLFPAWKGNLFVGGLAGMRLTRLVLANDRVVGEEALLTDRNQRIRDVKQGPDGALYVVTDADNGELWRIAPKP; this comes from the coding sequence ATGCGACACCTCCGCACCGCCGTTCTCCTCGCCGCCGCCGCGGCTTCGCCGCTCGTCGCCCAGCCGGTCAGCAAGGACTGCACGCCACTCGAGACGCGCGCCGCGAACGCGAGCGGGCAGCAGCCGGCGTTCGCCGCGCAGTACCGCGCGTGCGCCGCCACGTCGAACGTCGCCTACGACGTCACCGTCGTCGCGCGGCGCCTCGAGAAGCCGTGGTCGGTGGAGCCGCTGCCGGACGGGACGTTCCTCGTGACGGAGAAGCCGGGGCGCCTCCGCATCGTGAACGCCGACGGGAAGCTGAACCCACCGATCGCCGGACTGCCCGGCGTGGACGCGCGTGGCCAGGGCGGGCTGCTCGACGTCGCGCTGAGCCCGAGCTTCGCCACCGACCGCACGATCTTCTTCAGCTTCTCGGAGCCGCGCGGCGACGGCAACGGCACGAGCATCGCCCGCGCCGTGCTCTCTCCCGACCGCCGTCGGCTCGACGACCTGCGCGTGATCTTCCGCGTGCAGCCGACGTACGACGGCACGATGCACTTCGGGTCGCGCATCGCGTTCGGGCCCGACGGGATGCTGTACGCGAGCTTCGGCGAGCGCTCCGACATGCCGATGCGCCACTGGGCGCAGCAGCTCGACGCGCACCTCGGCAAGGTGATCCGCATCGCGCCCGACGGCTCGGCACCGCGCGACAACCCGTTCGTCGGCCGACAGGGCGCGCTTCCCGAGATCTGGTCGCTCGGCCACCGCAACGTGCAGGCGCTCACGTTCGGGCCGGACGGCAAGCTGTGGGAGATCGAGCACGGCACGCGCGGCGGCGACGAGGTGAACCTGATCCAGAAGGGGAAGAACTACGGCTGGCCGCTCATCGCGTACGGCATCGAGTACTCCGGCCAGCCGATCCCGAACCAGGGGACGGCGGCCGCGGGGCTCGAGCAGCCGGTGTACTTCTGGGATCCGAACATCGCGCCGTCGGGCGCGCAGGTGTACACGGGGAACCTGTTCCCGGCGTGGAAGGGGAACCTGTTCGTCGGCGGCCTCGCCGGCATGCGGCTCACGCGGCTCGTGCTCGCGAACGACCGCGTCGTCGGTGAGGAGGCGCTGCTCACCGACCGCAACCAGCGCATCCGCGACGTGAAGCAGGGGCCCGACGGCGCGCTCTACGTCGTGACCGACGCGGACAACGGGGAGCTGTGGCGCATCGCGCCGAAGCCGTGA
- a CDS encoding FAD-dependent oxidoreductase, whose protein sequence is MPLARASAAEHVVVVGAGAFGGWTALALRRAGLRVTLVDAWGAGNARASSGGETRVIRAVYNGQAAYSAMAARALVLWRDAERAWGRRVLHRTGALWLCASDDAYVRRSIEPMRAVGLSVEELSPGEAARRWPQMAFGDARTVFHEPAAGFLAARVACELVRETFVREGGAYRQGWARPGAATHGRLPNVTLGDGGTLAADRFVFACGPWMGQVFPDVVGRRIVATRQESFFFGTPAGDARYDAGALPVWVHLGERLIYGVASHDRRGLKIADDTAGDEIDPTTMERAPSADGLARARAALAARFPALAGAPLVESRVCQYEASSDGHFLADRHPELENVWLLGGGSGHGFKMGPALGEHAAALVRGRASAHPLFAYARLRERPAAR, encoded by the coding sequence GTGCCGCTGGCCCGCGCGAGCGCCGCCGAGCACGTCGTGGTGGTGGGCGCGGGCGCGTTCGGTGGATGGACGGCGCTCGCGCTCCGCCGCGCGGGGCTGCGCGTGACGCTCGTCGACGCGTGGGGCGCCGGCAACGCGCGCGCGTCGTCCGGCGGCGAGACGCGCGTGATCCGCGCGGTGTACAACGGCCAGGCGGCGTACAGCGCCATGGCGGCGCGCGCGCTCGTGCTGTGGCGCGACGCGGAGCGGGCGTGGGGGCGACGAGTGCTGCACCGCACCGGCGCCTTGTGGCTGTGCGCGTCGGACGACGCCTACGTGCGCCGCTCGATCGAGCCGATGCGCGCCGTGGGGCTTTCCGTGGAGGAGCTGTCGCCGGGCGAGGCGGCGCGCCGGTGGCCGCAGATGGCGTTCGGCGACGCGCGCACCGTGTTCCACGAGCCGGCGGCGGGATTCCTCGCCGCACGGGTGGCGTGCGAGCTGGTACGCGAGACGTTCGTACGCGAGGGCGGCGCGTATCGCCAGGGGTGGGCACGCCCCGGCGCGGCCACCCATGGACGGCTGCCTAACGTGACGCTCGGCGACGGCGGCACGCTCGCCGCCGACCGCTTCGTGTTCGCGTGCGGACCGTGGATGGGCCAGGTCTTCCCCGACGTCGTCGGGCGGCGAATCGTCGCCACGCGGCAGGAGTCGTTCTTCTTCGGCACCCCCGCGGGCGACGCGCGCTACGACGCGGGCGCGCTGCCGGTGTGGGTGCACCTCGGCGAGCGGTTGATCTACGGCGTGGCGTCGCACGATCGGCGCGGGCTCAAGATCGCGGACGACACCGCCGGCGACGAGATCGACCCGACGACCATGGAGCGCGCGCCGAGCGCCGACGGGCTCGCGCGGGCGCGTGCGGCGCTCGCCGCGCGGTTCCCGGCGCTCGCCGGCGCGCCGCTCGTGGAATCGCGGGTGTGCCAGTACGAGGCGTCGAGCGACGGCCACTTCCTCGCCGACCGCCACCCCGAGCTGGAGAACGTGTGGCTGTTAGGCGGCGGCTCGGGGCACGGCTTCAAGATGGGCCCCGCGCTCGGCGAGCACGCCGCGGCGCTCGTGCGCGGCCGCGCATCGGCGCACCCGCTGTTCGCCTATGCGCGACTGCGCGAGCGGCCTGCGGCCCGTTAG
- a CDS encoding TonB-dependent receptor domain-containing protein: MNQTAAFGEATLRATDRLDVTGGVRWYRFDEDRTQFFDGIFGNDDNGKTLVSNPGTTKANGVAPRVIASFKASDALTLNAQVAKGFRLGGINDPLNVPLCTQTDLATFSGRNSWQDEKAWNYEVGAKSRLADGKVSLNVSAYTMDITDLQLTVTAGSCSSRLVFNVPKAVSRGAEVELDAVPNEHVALSLSGTFNDSKLRSTLTSTNAQGAVAVVSGISSGNRLPSVPRVQGAAALTLRRPMLASQGFVTGSVQHVGSRYTQIDDLAAGFGAVDLNSFGKNTIGGPLTQSTFRFDPLLPAYTLVNLRAGLTRPAWDLAVYVNNVGDTRALLALDRERGTRARVGYLTNQARTVGVSLGFRR; the protein is encoded by the coding sequence ATGAACCAGACGGCGGCGTTCGGCGAGGCGACGCTCCGCGCGACCGATCGCCTGGACGTGACGGGCGGCGTGCGCTGGTATCGCTTCGACGAGGACCGCACGCAGTTCTTCGACGGCATCTTCGGCAACGACGACAACGGCAAGACGCTCGTGTCGAACCCCGGCACGACGAAGGCGAACGGCGTCGCGCCGCGCGTGATCGCGAGCTTCAAGGCGAGCGACGCGCTCACGCTGAACGCGCAGGTGGCGAAGGGATTCCGGCTCGGCGGGATCAACGACCCACTGAACGTGCCGCTGTGCACGCAGACGGACCTCGCCACGTTCAGCGGCCGCAACTCGTGGCAGGACGAGAAGGCGTGGAACTACGAGGTCGGCGCGAAGTCGCGGCTCGCCGACGGCAAGGTGTCGCTGAACGTCTCCGCGTACACGATGGACATCACCGACCTGCAGCTCACGGTGACCGCCGGCTCGTGCTCGTCGCGGCTCGTGTTCAACGTGCCGAAGGCGGTGAGCCGCGGCGCCGAGGTGGAGCTGGACGCGGTGCCCAACGAGCACGTGGCGCTGTCGCTCTCCGGCACGTTCAACGACTCCAAGCTCCGCTCCACGCTGACGTCGACCAACGCGCAGGGAGCGGTGGCCGTGGTGTCCGGCATCTCCAGCGGCAACCGGCTGCCGAGCGTGCCGCGCGTGCAGGGCGCGGCGGCGCTGACGCTGCGACGCCCGATGCTGGCGTCGCAGGGATTCGTCACCGGATCGGTGCAGCACGTCGGCTCGCGCTACACGCAGATCGACGACCTCGCGGCGGGGTTCGGCGCGGTGGACCTGAACTCGTTCGGCAAGAACACGATCGGCGGCCCGCTCACGCAGTCGACGTTCCGCTTCGACCCGCTGCTCCCGGCGTATACGCTCGTCAACCTGCGCGCGGGGCTCACGCGGCCGGCGTGGGATCTCGCCGTGTACGTCAACAACGTCGGCGACACGCGCGCGCTGCTCGCGCTCGACCGGGAGCGGGGCACGCGGGCGCGCGTCGGCTATCTCACGAACCAGGCGCGCACGGTCGGCGTCTCGTTAGGCTTCCGGCGCTGA